In one Oscillospiraceae bacterium genomic region, the following are encoded:
- a CDS encoding acetyltransferase produces the protein MSIPAKTIYPRTGDRQTVYLDAVVKNPAISIGAYTMYNDFVHDPTEFERNNVLYHYPVNGDRLTIGKFCSIACGAKFIFTSANHAMGSLSTYPFPLFFEAWDLPVSEITSAWDNKGDIVVGSDVWIGYEAVILSGVTIGDGAIIGTRAVVTKDVAPYTIVGGVPAKPIRRRYDPAVIARLEAIRWWDLPEETIKGLLPAIRSGDVVALAAACAGDRR, from the coding sequence ATGTCTATTCCGGCAAAAACAATCTATCCGCGCACGGGTGACCGGCAGACGGTCTACCTGGACGCCGTGGTCAAAAACCCCGCGATTTCCATCGGCGCTTACACCATGTACAACGATTTTGTGCACGACCCCACCGAATTCGAGCGCAACAACGTGCTCTACCACTACCCCGTCAACGGCGACCGCTTGACCATCGGGAAATTCTGTTCCATCGCCTGCGGGGCGAAATTTATCTTTACCAGCGCCAACCATGCCATGGGCAGCCTGTCCACCTACCCGTTCCCCCTGTTCTTCGAGGCGTGGGATCTCCCGGTGTCGGAGATCACGTCGGCGTGGGACAACAAGGGCGATATTGTGGTGGGCAGCGACGTGTGGATCGGCTACGAGGCGGTGATCCTATCGGGCGTGACCATCGGCGACGGGGCGATCATCGGCACACGGGCCGTGGTCACCAAGGACGTGGCGCCCTACACCATCGTGGGGGGCGTCCCGGCGAAGCCCATCCGGCGGCGGTACGACCCCGCCGTGATTGCCCGGCTGGAGGCCATTCGGTGGTGGGATCTCCCCGAGGAGACGATCAAGGGGCTCCTGCCCGCCATCAGGAGCGGGGACGTGGTGGCCCTGGCGGCGGCCTGCGCCGGGGACAGGCGGTAA
- a CDS encoding cytidylate kinase, whose amino-acid sequence MKHVVITIGREFGSGGRIIAKRLSEELDIPFYDKEIIQEVAKRTGLSENYIQTAEQRPTGSFMYDLYCAVQSTSIPDQVFIAQSKIIKEAAMSGPCVFVGRCADYVLRDFEHCLRVFITAPLAERTRRAFEEYHVEMENLESYVNKRDKQRASYYNYFSTNRWGARDTYDLCVSSHIGIENTVAVVKAAALGLDAGIR is encoded by the coding sequence ATGAAACATGTTGTGATTACCATCGGCCGTGAATTCGGCTCCGGCGGGCGCATCATCGCCAAGCGCCTGTCCGAGGAGCTGGACATCCCCTTCTACGACAAGGAGATCATCCAGGAGGTAGCCAAGCGGACCGGACTTTCGGAGAACTATATTCAGACGGCGGAGCAGCGCCCCACGGGCAGCTTCATGTACGACCTGTACTGCGCCGTGCAGAGCACGTCCATCCCCGACCAGGTCTTTATCGCCCAGTCCAAGATCATCAAGGAGGCCGCCATGTCCGGCCCCTGCGTCTTTGTGGGCCGCTGCGCGGACTACGTGCTGCGGGATTTCGAGCACTGCCTGCGGGTTTTCATCACGGCCCCGCTGGCCGAGCGCACCCGCCGCGCGTTTGAGGAGTACCACGTGGAGATGGAGAACCTGGAGAGCTACGTCAACAAGCGCGACAAGCAGCGCGCCAGCTACTACAACTACTTTTCCACCAACCGCTGGGGCGCCCGGGACACCTACGACCTGTGCGTCAGCAGCCACATCGGCATCGAGAATACGGTGGCCGTCGTCAAGGCGGCGGCCCTGGGTCTGGACGCGGGCATCCGGTAG
- the tkt gene encoding transketolase — protein MQQTKAHELVVAAARARLLAMEMVHTAASGHIGGSLSALDLLTELYFDHMRVDPADAKNPDRDRFVLSKGHCTPALYATLALKGYFPVEDCKLFRSIQGHYSGHPDMVHVNGVDMSTGSLGQGISAAVGMALAGKLDRKDYRVYALLGDGEIAEGQVWEAAMSAAKYHLDNLCAIVDVNGLQIDGKTADVMPSEPLDAKFAAFNWNVLKVDGHDFAAIKAALDEAGACKGSPTVILAHTTKGKGVSFMENDAGWHGKAPNDEQFETARAELEAKLAELEAM, from the coding sequence ATGCAACAGACCAAAGCGCACGAGCTGGTCGTCGCCGCGGCCCGGGCCCGTCTGCTGGCCATGGAGATGGTGCACACCGCCGCCTCCGGCCATATCGGCGGCTCCCTCTCCGCCCTGGACCTGCTCACCGAGCTCTATTTCGACCACATGCGCGTGGACCCCGCCGACGCCAAGAACCCGGACCGGGACCGCTTCGTCCTCTCCAAGGGCCACTGCACCCCCGCCCTCTACGCCACCCTGGCCCTGAAGGGCTACTTCCCCGTGGAGGACTGCAAGCTCTTCCGCTCCATCCAGGGCCACTACTCCGGCCACCCGGACATGGTGCACGTCAACGGCGTGGACATGTCCACCGGCAGCCTGGGCCAGGGGATCTCCGCCGCCGTGGGCATGGCCCTGGCGGGCAAGCTGGACCGGAAGGACTACCGCGTGTACGCCCTGCTGGGCGACGGCGAGATCGCCGAGGGCCAGGTGTGGGAGGCCGCCATGTCGGCGGCCAAGTACCACCTGGACAACCTGTGCGCCATCGTGGACGTGAACGGCCTGCAGATCGACGGCAAAACCGCCGACGTGATGCCCTCCGAGCCGCTGGACGCCAAATTCGCCGCCTTCAACTGGAACGTGCTGAAGGTGGACGGCCACGACTTCGCCGCCATCAAGGCCGCGTTGGACGAGGCCGGGGCCTGCAAGGGCTCCCCCACCGTCATCCTGGCCCATACCACCAAGGGCAAGGGTGTCTCCTTCATGGAAAACGACGCCGGGTGGCACGGCAAGGCCCCCAACGACGAGCAGTTTGAGACGGCCCGGGCCGAGCTGGAGGCCAAGCTGGCTGAATTGGAGGCGATGTAA
- a CDS encoding B12-binding domain-containing radical SAM protein, with translation MRIKFILPALEEAKSPFWRPIKYSLFPPLGLATLAACCGADDEITLADEHVEELELEDDPQLVCIETYITNARRSYALADHYRARGAYVAMGGLHATTLPAEALVHCDTVLLGPGERAFPRFLADLRAGRAMRRYYDPEFDLSNPPLPRRDLFRREKYFVPNSMTISRGCPNRCDFCYVGSFFPPGKSFYAMKIDRILAELETMPGRHLYFLDDNLFADKRLCRDLFTELRGRGKLFQGAVTVPGVLDGDLIELARDAGFRSAFIGFESTRRESLVSAGKGVNVDRDYGAAIRRLDELGILINGSFIFGLEEDGPEVFGDTARWAVDQGITTATFHILTPYPGTAVYKNMERAGRITCRDWDRYDTRHLVFDHPRLSAREMEEGYRRAYKTFYQWGNIAAGAGRHEKLRMRAKHFFYSGAWKKCEPMWNFIIKAGLPGRARAGLEAVLR, from the coding sequence ATGCGGATTAAGTTTATCCTCCCGGCCCTGGAGGAGGCCAAAAGCCCCTTTTGGCGGCCCATTAAATACTCCCTCTTCCCACCCCTGGGCCTGGCCACCCTGGCGGCCTGCTGCGGGGCGGACGACGAGATCACCCTGGCCGACGAGCACGTGGAGGAGCTGGAGCTGGAGGACGACCCCCAGCTGGTGTGCATTGAGACGTACATCACCAACGCCCGGCGCTCCTACGCCCTGGCGGACCACTACCGCGCCCGGGGGGCCTACGTGGCCATGGGCGGGCTGCACGCCACCACCCTGCCGGCGGAGGCCCTGGTCCACTGCGATACGGTCCTCCTGGGCCCCGGCGAGCGGGCCTTCCCCCGCTTCCTGGCCGACCTGCGGGCGGGGCGGGCCATGCGGCGCTACTACGACCCGGAGTTCGACCTCTCCAACCCGCCGCTGCCCCGGCGGGACCTCTTCCGCCGGGAGAAGTATTTTGTGCCCAACTCCATGACCATCTCCCGGGGCTGCCCCAACCGCTGCGATTTCTGCTACGTGGGCAGCTTTTTCCCGCCCGGAAAGAGCTTCTACGCCATGAAAATCGACCGCATCCTGGCCGAGCTGGAGACTATGCCCGGCCGCCACCTCTACTTCCTGGACGACAACCTCTTCGCGGACAAGCGCCTGTGCCGGGATTTGTTCACCGAGCTGCGGGGGAGGGGAAAGCTGTTCCAGGGGGCGGTGACGGTGCCCGGCGTGCTGGACGGGGACCTCATCGAGCTGGCGCGGGACGCGGGCTTCCGCAGCGCCTTCATCGGCTTCGAGTCCACCCGGCGGGAGAGCCTGGTGTCCGCCGGAAAGGGGGTCAACGTGGACCGGGACTACGGCGCGGCCATCAGGCGGCTGGACGAGCTGGGCATCCTCATCAACGGCAGCTTCATCTTCGGGCTGGAGGAGGACGGGCCGGAGGTCTTTGGCGACACCGCCCGCTGGGCGGTGGACCAGGGGATCACCACCGCCACCTTCCACATCCTCACCCCCTACCCCGGCACGGCGGTGTACAAAAATATGGAGCGTGCGGGGCGCATTACCTGCCGGGACTGGGACCGCTACGACACCCGGCACCTGGTATTCGACCACCCCCGGCTGAGCGCCCGGGAGATGGAGGAGGGCTACCGCCGGGCCTACAAGACCTTCTACCAGTGGGGGAATATTGCCGCCGGGGCGGGGCGCCACGAGAAGCTGCGTATGCGCGCCAAGCACTTTTTCTACTCCGGCGCGTGGAAAAAATGCGAACCCATGTGGAATTTCATCATCAAGGCGGGGCTGCCGGGCAGGGCCAGGGCGGGCCTGGAGGCGGTGCTGCGGTAA
- a CDS encoding N-acetyltransferase yields MELIEITPENLDREHICCAISEKKGEACVASKKAWLRERMAEGLVFRRLDERGKVFIEYLPAEAAWCPLEAADYLFIDCLWVSGQFKGRGWGAKLLESCIGDARRQGKAGVCAVSSAKKRPFLSDPGFFKRWGFQKADEAPPWFELYYLPLREDAAPPRFKPCAREGVPGDRGLTLYYCDQCPHTGKYAQLLGQWGEARGVPVRLVKLETGEAARSAPTAFPTYSLFRDGVLLTNEVLSEKAFQKLLGV; encoded by the coding sequence ATGGAGCTTATCGAGATTACGCCGGAAAACCTGGACCGGGAGCACATCTGCTGCGCCATCTCGGAGAAGAAGGGGGAGGCCTGCGTGGCCTCCAAAAAGGCCTGGCTGCGTGAACGCATGGCCGAGGGCCTGGTCTTTCGCAGGCTGGACGAGCGGGGCAAGGTGTTCATTGAGTACCTGCCCGCCGAGGCGGCCTGGTGCCCCCTGGAGGCGGCGGACTATCTGTTCATCGACTGCCTGTGGGTGTCCGGCCAGTTCAAGGGCCGGGGCTGGGGCGCCAAGCTGCTGGAGAGCTGCATCGGGGACGCGCGGCGGCAGGGCAAGGCGGGCGTGTGCGCGGTGTCCTCCGCCAAAAAGCGGCCCTTCCTGTCCGACCCCGGCTTTTTCAAGCGCTGGGGCTTCCAGAAGGCGGACGAGGCCCCGCCCTGGTTCGAGCTGTACTACCTGCCCCTGCGGGAGGACGCCGCCCCGCCCCGGTTCAAGCCCTGCGCCAGGGAGGGCGTGCCGGGGGACCGTGGTCTGACCCTCTACTACTGCGACCAGTGCCCCCACACGGGGAAGTACGCCCAGCTGCTGGGACAGTGGGGGGAGGCGCGGGGCGTGCCCGTGCGGCTGGTGAAGCTGGAGACGGGGGAGGCCGCCCGCAGCGCCCCCACCGCCTTCCCCACCTACAGCCTGTTCCGGGACGGCGTGCTGCTGACCAACGAGGTGCTGAGCGAAAAGGCCTTTCAAAAGCTGCTGGGGGTGTAG
- a CDS encoding transcriptional regulator, protein MPIVVNLDVMMARRKMSLNELASRVDLTLANLSILKNNHAKAVRFTTLEAICKALDCQPGDILEYVPEAGDAD, encoded by the coding sequence ATGCCGATTGTCGTCAATCTGGACGTGATGATGGCCAGACGGAAGATGAGCCTGAACGAGCTGGCCTCCCGGGTGGATCTGACCCTGGCCAACCTGTCCATCCTCAAGAACAACCACGCCAAGGCCGTGCGCTTCACCACCCTGGAGGCCATCTGCAAGGCCCTGGATTGCCAGCCGGGGGACATCCTGGAGTACGTGCCGGAGGCGGGAGATGCGGATTAA
- a CDS encoding GntR family transcriptional regulator, which produces MLTPLLDPQSDIPLYEQLYRHVKGEITAGRLCAGTRLPSKRALAAHLKVSVVTVEGAYGQLLAEGYLRSEPKRGFFVQSVGAPAPAQAPAAPGPVAREAPAAPLRYDFTTGGVDTGRFPFATWARLMREVLSEQDSALLQSTHPQGAPRLRRAIAGYLHDFRGITAHPDQVVVGAGSEYLTGLLFQLLGRDGGYAAEDPGYPKFHRILAHEGALVCPIPMDEGGLRVDALRWSGARVAHVTPSHHFPLGTVMPVGRRRELLSWAEEAPNRYIIEDDYDSEFRFSGRPIPALQSLDRSERVIYLNTFAKSLAPSLRISFLVLPPHLLERYRREFLFYSSTVPSFEQYALARFLEGGHFERHVARMRTGYKARKEALMAAARRWGAAAGPEAFSGADAGLHLLLRVDSPLDEAELERRARAAGVGVYPLSAYRLTPPARPGPPTLVMGYARLEAEDMDPAFRLLRDAWALAGG; this is translated from the coding sequence ATGCTCACACCCCTGTTGGATCCCCAGTCGGACATCCCCCTGTACGAACAGCTCTACCGCCACGTGAAGGGCGAAATCACCGCCGGGCGGCTGTGCGCGGGCACGCGCCTGCCCTCCAAGCGCGCCCTGGCCGCCCACCTGAAGGTCAGCGTGGTGACGGTGGAGGGGGCCTACGGCCAGCTCCTGGCCGAGGGCTACCTGCGCTCCGAGCCCAAGCGGGGCTTTTTCGTCCAGAGCGTGGGCGCGCCCGCCCCCGCGCAGGCCCCGGCCGCCCCCGGCCCGGTGGCCCGGGAGGCTCCGGCCGCCCCCCTGCGCTACGACTTCACCACCGGGGGCGTGGACACGGGGCGCTTCCCCTTCGCCACCTGGGCCCGGCTCATGCGGGAGGTCCTTTCGGAGCAGGACAGCGCCCTGCTCCAGTCCACCCACCCCCAGGGGGCCCCCCGGCTGCGCCGGGCCATCGCCGGGTACCTCCACGACTTCCGGGGCATCACAGCCCACCCGGACCAGGTGGTGGTGGGGGCCGGGTCGGAGTACCTGACGGGGCTGCTGTTCCAGCTGCTGGGCCGGGACGGGGGCTACGCCGCCGAGGACCCCGGCTACCCCAAGTTCCACCGCATCCTGGCCCACGAGGGGGCCCTGGTCTGCCCCATCCCCATGGACGAGGGGGGCCTGCGGGTGGACGCGCTGCGCTGGTCGGGGGCGCGGGTGGCCCACGTGACCCCCTCCCACCACTTCCCCCTGGGCACCGTGATGCCGGTGGGGCGGCGGCGGGAGCTGCTGTCCTGGGCGGAGGAGGCCCCCAACCGATACATCATCGAGGACGACTACGACAGCGAGTTCCGCTTCTCCGGCCGCCCCATCCCCGCCCTCCAGAGCCTGGACCGCTCGGAGCGGGTGATCTACCTCAACACCTTCGCCAAGAGCCTGGCCCCCTCCCTGCGCATCAGCTTCCTGGTGCTGCCCCCCCACCTGCTGGAGCGCTACCGCCGGGAGTTCCTCTTCTACTCCTCCACCGTGCCCTCCTTCGAGCAGTACGCCCTGGCCCGCTTCCTGGAGGGGGGGCACTTCGAGCGCCACGTGGCCCGGATGCGCACCGGCTACAAGGCCCGGAAGGAGGCCCTGATGGCCGCGGCCCGCCGCTGGGGCGCGGCGGCGGGGCCGGAGGCCTTCTCCGGGGCGGACGCGGGGCTGCACCTGCTGCTGCGGGTGGACAGCCCCCTGGACGAGGCGGAGCTGGAGCGCCGGGCCCGGGCGGCGGGGGTGGGGGTTTACCCCCTGTCCGCCTACCGCCTGACCCCGCCCGCCCGGCCCGGCCCCCCCACCCTGGTCATGGGGTACGCCCGGCTGGAGGCGGAGGACATGGACCCCGCCTTCCGCCTGCTCAGGGACGCCTGGGCATTGGCCGGGGGCTAA
- a CDS encoding sugar-phosphatase, with protein sequence MDVRLIALDMDGTLLDADHATVPARSARALRAAAERGVLVAAATGRPMVFLEGVARQLGGAMRYGVCANGASVWDLSTGERLLSRPLPERQWLLMLAALRDFNLPFEVYCEGDNYVEQRFAQQAGAWSPSPAYDAMFQGHTIFARDLDGVLAGRTVEKIHVFRVPAGLREQVVRRLEQTGPAAMANAFADNLELTAEGVSKGGSLKALCAHLNVPAGAVMAFGDGCNDLEMLSWAGWSFAMENGMAEAKAAAKYAAPANTEGGVGQAVERYVLDG encoded by the coding sequence ATGGACGTCCGGCTCATCGCCCTGGACATGGACGGCACGCTGCTGGACGCCGACCACGCCACCGTACCGGCGCGCAGCGCCCGCGCCCTGCGCGCGGCGGCGGAGCGGGGGGTGCTGGTGGCCGCCGCCACTGGGCGGCCCATGGTCTTTCTGGAGGGCGTGGCCCGCCAGCTGGGCGGGGCCATGCGCTACGGCGTGTGCGCCAACGGCGCTTCGGTGTGGGATCTGTCCACCGGGGAGCGGCTTTTATCCCGCCCCCTGCCCGAGCGCCAGTGGCTCCTGATGCTGGCCGCCCTGCGGGACTTCAACCTGCCCTTCGAGGTGTACTGCGAGGGGGACAACTACGTGGAGCAGCGCTTTGCACAGCAGGCCGGGGCCTGGAGCCCATCCCCCGCCTACGACGCCATGTTCCAGGGGCACACCATCTTCGCCCGGGATCTGGACGGGGTGCTCGCGGGCAGGACGGTGGAGAAGATCCATGTGTTCCGGGTGCCCGCCGGGCTGCGGGAGCAGGTGGTCCGCCGTTTGGAGCAGACCGGCCCCGCCGCGATGGCCAACGCCTTTGCCGACAACCTGGAGCTCACCGCCGAGGGTGTGAGCAAGGGCGGCTCCCTCAAGGCCCTGTGCGCCCACCTGAACGTGCCCGCCGGGGCCGTGATGGCCTTCGGGGACGGGTGCAACGACCTGGAGATGCTCTCCTGGGCGGGCTGGTCCTTCGCCATGGAAAACGGCATGGCCGAGGCCAAGGCCGCCGCCAAATACGCCGCCCCCGCCAACACTGAGGGGGGCGTGGGCCAGGCGGTGGAGCGGTACGTCCTGGACGGATAA
- a CDS encoding membrane protein has protein sequence MNTPLLILFLALTLLHLAACAGGRQKARLATKPLLLPALAAFYWCSLPAGAAAPAVLAALLFGLLGDVLLMIPRPAAPQGKVDGLLLGGMGAFLLGHVCYIAAFLDGGAWGRAAWACAAAGAACLAALILILRALWAHMGPMRLPGTVYLLALVSMAFCALASGLALPLPWRLAGGPLFVISDYILARSILLGPKRYTDFWVMLTYAAAQLCLLLGFL, from the coding sequence GTGAATACCCCTTTGCTGATCCTGTTCCTCGCCCTGACCCTGCTGCACCTGGCGGCCTGCGCCGGGGGCCGGCAGAAGGCCCGTTTGGCCACCAAGCCCCTGCTCCTGCCCGCCCTCGCCGCCTTCTACTGGTGCTCGCTCCCCGCCGGGGCGGCCGCCCCGGCGGTGCTGGCGGCCCTGCTCTTCGGCCTGCTGGGGGACGTGCTGCTGATGATCCCCCGCCCCGCGGCGCCCCAGGGAAAGGTGGACGGCCTGCTGCTGGGCGGCATGGGGGCCTTCCTGCTGGGCCACGTGTGCTATATCGCCGCGTTTCTGGACGGGGGGGCGTGGGGGCGGGCGGCCTGGGCCTGCGCGGCCGCGGGCGCGGCCTGCCTGGCGGCCCTGATCCTGATTCTGCGCGCCCTCTGGGCCCATATGGGTCCCATGCGCCTGCCCGGCACCGTGTATCTGCTGGCGCTGGTGTCCATGGCCTTCTGCGCCCTGGCCTCCGGGCTGGCACTCCCCCTGCCGTGGCGGCTGGCGGGCGGACCCCTCTTCGTGATCTCCGACTATATCCTGGCCCGCTCCATCCTGTTGGGGCCCAAGCGTTACACCGACTTCTGGGTGATGCTCACCTACGCCGCCGCCCAGCTTTGCCTGTTGCTGGGCTTCTTATAA
- a CDS encoding transcriptional regulator — MQTDRLFQIVWLLLERGTVTAKELAQRFEVSVRTVYRDVDALCAAGVPVRAAQGRGGGFSLMEGFVLDRSALTRGDREQMLLALQSVAAAGQAGAGEALERLGAFLGREDGSWLEVDFSPWGDGGGGRAVFEALRDAAVARRVAAFSYYGADGTASQRVVEPLKLVFRGQGWYLWAWCRKRRDLRYFKLTRIRGLEVLEERFDRPRPGPRPAGGPAYSGESVRLALRLGPEQAHRVLDEMGEGWTREADGSFLVRLDFPQGGWLWGWLLSFGEGLEVLEPEWVRAGLRDRLRGALKRYET, encoded by the coding sequence ATGCAGACGGACAGGCTGTTTCAGATCGTCTGGCTGCTGCTGGAGCGGGGGACCGTGACTGCGAAGGAGTTGGCACAGCGCTTCGAGGTGTCGGTGCGCACGGTGTACCGGGACGTGGACGCCCTCTGCGCCGCCGGGGTGCCCGTCCGCGCGGCCCAGGGCCGTGGCGGCGGCTTCTCCCTGATGGAGGGCTTCGTGCTGGACCGCTCCGCCCTCACCCGGGGGGACCGGGAGCAGATGCTCCTGGCCCTCCAGAGCGTGGCCGCCGCCGGGCAGGCCGGGGCGGGGGAGGCGCTGGAGCGGCTGGGGGCCTTCCTGGGCCGGGAGGACGGCAGCTGGCTGGAGGTGGACTTCTCCCCCTGGGGGGACGGCGGCGGCGGCCGCGCGGTATTTGAGGCCCTGAGGGACGCGGCGGTGGCGCGGCGGGTGGCGGCCTTCTCCTACTACGGCGCGGACGGCACGGCCTCCCAACGGGTGGTGGAGCCGCTGAAGCTGGTCTTCCGGGGCCAGGGGTGGTACCTGTGGGCCTGGTGCCGGAAGCGGCGGGATCTGCGCTACTTCAAGCTCACCCGCATCCGGGGCCTGGAGGTGCTGGAGGAGCGCTTCGACCGGCCCAGGCCGGGCCCGCGGCCCGCGGGCGGCCCGGCCTACTCCGGGGAGTCGGTCCGCCTGGCGCTGCGGCTGGGGCCGGAGCAGGCCCACCGGGTGCTGGACGAGATGGGGGAGGGCTGGACGCGGGAGGCGGACGGCTCCTTCCTGGTGCGGCTGGACTTCCCCCAGGGGGGCTGGCTCTGGGGCTGGCTGCTGTCCTTCGGGGAGGGGCTGGAGGTGCTGGAGCCGGAGTGGGTCCGCGCCGGGCTGCGGGACCGGCTGCGCGGGGCGCTGAAACGCTATGAAACCTGA
- a CDS encoding formamidopyrimidine-DNA glycosylase, producing MLELPESTVLSRQLREAAAGKTVTRAVAGASPHRFTFFTPGAGELPGLLEGRTVDDAQPSGGLVEIALGNLRLTLGDGVNLRWLAPGAARPAKHQLLLELSDGSALAATVQMYGGISAFPAGENENFYYLVTKEKPSPLSGGFDRSYFEGLLSQCKPTLSAKAFLATEQRIPGLGNGVLQDILFQARVHPRRRLETLGSGALDALYHSVKTTLADMAQYGGRDTERDLYGQAGGYCTLLSAKTWKGPCPVCGGPIVRQAYLGGNVYFCPHCQRSQS from the coding sequence ATGCTGGAACTGCCCGAGAGCACCGTGCTCTCCCGCCAGCTGCGGGAGGCCGCCGCGGGAAAGACGGTTACCCGCGCCGTGGCCGGGGCCTCCCCCCACCGCTTCACCTTCTTCACGCCCGGCGCCGGGGAGCTGCCCGGCCTGCTGGAGGGGCGGACGGTGGACGACGCCCAGCCCTCCGGCGGACTGGTGGAGATCGCCCTGGGCAATCTGCGCCTGACCCTGGGGGACGGGGTCAATCTGCGCTGGTTGGCCCCCGGCGCGGCCCGGCCCGCCAAGCACCAGCTCCTGCTGGAGCTCTCCGACGGCTCCGCCCTGGCTGCCACCGTGCAGATGTACGGGGGTATTTCGGCCTTCCCGGCGGGGGAGAACGAAAACTTTTACTATCTTGTGACCAAGGAGAAGCCCTCCCCCCTGAGCGGGGGCTTCGACCGCAGTTACTTTGAGGGCCTGCTCTCCCAGTGCAAGCCCACCCTGTCCGCCAAGGCCTTCCTGGCCACGGAACAGCGCATCCCCGGCCTGGGCAACGGCGTGCTCCAGGACATTCTGTTCCAGGCCCGGGTCCACCCCAGGCGCAGGCTGGAGACCCTGGGCAGCGGGGCACTGGACGCCCTTTACCACAGCGTAAAGACCACCCTGGCCGACATGGCGCAGTACGGCGGGCGGGACACCGAGCGGGACCTCTACGGACAGGCGGGCGGGTACTGCACCCTGCTCTCGGCCAAGACCTGGAAGGGCCCCTGCCCGGTGTGCGGCGGGCCCATCGTGCGGCAGGCCTACCTGGGGGGCAACGTGTACTTTTGCCCCCACTGCCAGCGGTCGCAAAGCTAG
- the tklB gene encoding transketolase: protein MAEKIATRAAYGEAIVALAGQYPELVVLDADLSSATMTRAFSKAYPGRFFNMGIAECNMAGVAAGLAACGKKPFASTFAMFAAGRAFEQVRNSIAYPHLNVKMVGSHGGLSVGEDGATHQCCEDFATMRALPGMLVCCPCDAHEMTLTVKALLDYDGPAYLRLGRLAVENVTDAIPGYSFTLGKGATLREGRDVTLVATGMMVQMALQAAELLKAEGVDARVLDMHTIKPLDEALILRAAKETGCIVTTEEHNIIGGLGAAVCEYLSGACPVPVVRHGVPDVFGRSGKAPLVLEHYGLTPAAIAEKARAALAMKG from the coding sequence ATGGCAGAGAAGATTGCAACCCGCGCCGCCTACGGCGAGGCCATCGTGGCCCTGGCCGGGCAGTACCCCGAGCTGGTGGTGCTGGACGCCGACCTGTCCAGCGCCACCATGACCCGCGCCTTCTCCAAGGCCTACCCCGGCCGCTTCTTCAACATGGGCATCGCCGAGTGCAACATGGCGGGCGTGGCCGCCGGCCTCGCCGCCTGCGGCAAGAAGCCCTTTGCCAGCACCTTCGCCATGTTCGCCGCCGGCCGCGCCTTCGAGCAGGTGCGCAACTCCATCGCCTACCCCCACCTGAACGTGAAGATGGTGGGCTCCCACGGCGGGCTGTCCGTGGGCGAGGACGGCGCCACCCACCAGTGCTGCGAGGATTTCGCCACCATGCGCGCCCTGCCCGGCATGCTGGTGTGCTGCCCCTGCGACGCCCACGAGATGACCCTCACCGTCAAGGCCCTGCTGGACTACGACGGCCCCGCCTACCTGCGCCTGGGCCGCCTGGCGGTGGAGAACGTCACCGACGCCATCCCCGGCTACTCCTTCACGCTGGGTAAGGGCGCCACTCTCCGGGAGGGCCGGGACGTGACCCTGGTCGCCACCGGCATGATGGTGCAGATGGCCCTCCAGGCCGCCGAGCTGCTCAAGGCCGAGGGCGTGGACGCCCGGGTGCTGGACATGCACACCATCAAGCCCCTGGACGAGGCGCTTATCCTCAGGGCCGCGAAGGAGACCGGCTGCATCGTCACCACCGAGGAGCACAATATCATCGGCGGGCTGGGCGCGGCGGTGTGCGAGTACCTGTCCGGCGCCTGCCCCGTGCCCGTGGTGCGCCACGGCGTGCCCGACGTCTTCGGCCGCTCCGGCAAGGCCCCCCTGGTGCTGGAGCACTACGGCCTGACCCCCGCCGCCATCGCGGAGAAGGCCCGCGCCGCCCTGGCCATGAAGGGCTAG